A DNA window from Novosphingobium sp. RL4 contains the following coding sequences:
- a CDS encoding DEAD/DEAH box helicase: protein MNFADLGLSDELLQAVETAGYSEPTPIQAQAIPPVLMMKDLIGIAQTGTGKTASFVLPMIDVLAHGRRRALMPRSLILEPTRELAAQVAENFEKYGKNHDLRMALLIGGVQMGDQIKALQEGVDVLIATPGRLMDLFERGKILLTGCELLVIDEADRMLDMGFIPDIESICSKLPTNRQTLLFSATMPPPIKKLADRFLSNPKYIEVARPATANTNIVQHKVAVPARKKREALRQLLRTDNVSTAIIFANRKTTVRELAKSLKGHGFAAGEIHGDMEQPARLAELQRFKDGSINILVASDVAARGLDVKGVSHVFNFDTPWHPDDYVHRIGRTGRGGATGRAFTFVAPEDAEAIENVEKLTGGKIPVYHLGGEETAAEAPEAAARAEKPRREKRERAEPRTEAKAPREERAAPREERAAPREERAERAPRRESRGDEQRRERRADGNRSRRRDAEPADDGWNGPIPEFLSVSALT, encoded by the coding sequence ATGAACTTTGCCGATCTCGGCCTGTCTGACGAATTGCTGCAAGCGGTTGAAACCGCTGGCTATAGCGAACCGACTCCGATCCAGGCCCAAGCCATTCCGCCGGTCCTGATGATGAAGGACCTGATCGGCATCGCCCAGACAGGCACCGGCAAGACGGCCAGCTTCGTGCTCCCGATGATCGACGTTCTCGCGCATGGCCGTCGCCGTGCGCTGATGCCGCGCTCGCTGATCCTCGAACCGACCCGCGAACTCGCGGCCCAGGTTGCCGAGAACTTCGAGAAGTACGGCAAGAACCACGATCTGCGCATGGCGCTGCTGATCGGCGGCGTTCAGATGGGCGACCAGATCAAGGCGCTGCAGGAAGGTGTCGACGTCCTGATCGCGACGCCGGGCCGCCTGATGGACCTGTTCGAGCGCGGCAAGATCCTGCTGACCGGCTGCGAACTGCTCGTCATCGACGAAGCGGACCGCATGCTCGACATGGGCTTCATTCCCGACATCGAGAGCATCTGTTCCAAGCTGCCGACCAATCGGCAGACGCTGCTCTTCTCGGCAACGATGCCGCCGCCGATCAAGAAGCTGGCGGATCGCTTCCTGTCGAATCCGAAGTACATCGAGGTTGCCCGCCCGGCGACCGCGAACACGAATATCGTCCAGCACAAGGTGGCGGTGCCGGCCCGCAAGAAGCGCGAGGCCCTGCGCCAGCTCCTGCGCACCGACAACGTCTCGACCGCGATCATCTTCGCCAACCGCAAGACGACCGTGCGTGAACTGGCCAAGAGCCTGAAGGGTCATGGCTTTGCAGCCGGCGAGATCCACGGCGACATGGAACAGCCGGCGCGCCTTGCCGAACTCCAGCGTTTCAAGGATGGCTCGATCAACATCCTCGTCGCGTCCGACGTGGCTGCGCGCGGGCTTGACGTGAAGGGCGTGAGCCACGTCTTCAACTTCGACACGCCCTGGCATCCGGACGATTACGTCCACCGTATCGGCCGCACTGGCCGTGGCGGCGCAACCGGTCGTGCTTTCACTTTCGTGGCGCCCGAAGATGCCGAAGCGATCGAGAACGTCGAGAAGCTGACCGGCGGCAAGATTCCGGTCTATCATCTCGGCGGCGAGGAAACGGCTGCGGAAGCGCCCGAAGCTGCTGCTCGTGCGGAAAAGCCCCGCCGTGAGAAGCGTGAGCGTGCAGAGCCGCGCACGGAGGCGAAAGCCCCGCGCGAAGAACGTGCCGCGCCGCGTGAAGAACGCGCAGCTCCTCGCGAGGAACGCGCTGAGCGTGCCCCGCGCCGCGAAAGCCGGGGTGACGAACAGCGCCGCGAACGCCGTGCCGATGGCAATCGTTCGCGTCGCCGCGATGCAGAGCCCGCCGATGACGGCTGGAACGGTCCGATCCCCGAATTCCTGAGCGTTTCCGCTCTCACCTGA
- a CDS encoding carboxylesterase/lipase family protein, whose translation MKFRYSLAFGAALVSSCAALAEPQAVVQVDSGRLAGSVEDEVVSWKGIPFAAPPVGALRWRAPQPVAAWKDVRSAESYGHDCMQKPFAGDAAPLGTPPAEDCLYANVWRPAQAKAKLPVIVWIYGGGFVNGGASPPTYAGAELAKQGVLFFSFNYRVGRFGTFAHPALTRAAQDKGLVGNYGFMDQIAALAWVQRNIAAFGGDPENVTIIGESAGGMSVNNLVTSPMAEGLFDKAVVMSGGNGTSLANPDLAATEAIGVRFAEAKGISRDDPQALAKLRGLSADAVTDGLNLMALFSPSGAPRTFASPFSDGRLAVDQRHAYEAKTFHRVPMMIGATSDDIGGISGSMVAGARQISALAAAGGAPVYEYRFSYVATSIEGGGKGAGHATDIPFFLDTQDVKYGGKTSARDREMGRTISSYLVNFAKTGNPNGAGLPEWKSRAGDGSALMDFSPGGTAQFGADPWLRQIEAASAKSGI comes from the coding sequence ATGAAATTCAGGTATTCTCTGGCGTTCGGCGCTGCGCTCGTCTCCTCGTGCGCGGCGCTGGCCGAACCGCAGGCGGTGGTCCAGGTGGACAGCGGCAGGCTTGCCGGCAGCGTCGAGGACGAGGTGGTGAGCTGGAAGGGAATTCCCTTCGCGGCGCCGCCGGTCGGCGCGCTGCGCTGGCGTGCACCGCAGCCTGTTGCGGCATGGAAGGATGTCCGTTCGGCGGAAAGCTACGGGCATGATTGCATGCAGAAGCCCTTCGCCGGAGATGCGGCGCCGCTGGGCACGCCCCCCGCCGAGGACTGTCTCTACGCCAATGTCTGGCGCCCGGCGCAGGCCAAGGCGAAACTCCCCGTGATCGTCTGGATCTACGGTGGCGGCTTCGTGAACGGCGGCGCATCGCCGCCGACTTATGCAGGTGCAGAACTCGCGAAGCAGGGCGTGCTGTTCTTCAGCTTCAATTACCGGGTCGGCCGTTTCGGCACTTTCGCCCATCCTGCGCTGACCCGCGCGGCGCAGGACAAGGGGCTTGTCGGCAACTATGGCTTCATGGACCAGATCGCCGCGCTTGCCTGGGTGCAGCGGAACATCGCGGCGTTCGGCGGCGACCCCGAGAATGTGACGATCATAGGCGAAAGCGCGGGCGGCATGTCCGTCAACAACCTGGTGACCTCGCCCATGGCCGAAGGGCTGTTCGACAAGGCAGTCGTCATGTCGGGCGGGAATGGCACGAGCCTTGCCAATCCCGATCTCGCCGCCACGGAAGCGATCGGCGTGCGCTTTGCCGAAGCGAAGGGCATTTCCCGCGATGATCCGCAGGCCCTTGCAAAATTGCGCGGCCTTTCTGCCGATGCGGTGACGGATGGGCTCAACCTGATGGCTCTCTTCAGTCCGAGCGGCGCGCCGCGCACATTCGCCAGCCCGTTCAGCGACGGCAGGCTGGCGGTGGATCAGCGCCATGCCTACGAGGCGAAAACGTTCCATCGCGTGCCGATGATGATCGGTGCCACAAGTGACGATATCGGCGGGATTTCGGGCAGCATGGTTGCGGGGGCGCGGCAGATATCGGCCTTGGCGGCGGCCGGCGGCGCACCTGTCTACGAATACCGCTTTTCCTATGTTGCCACATCGATTGAAGGCGGCGGCAAAGGGGCCGGCCATGCTACGGACATACCGTTCTTCCTCGATACGCAGGACGTGAAATACGGCGGCAAGACCAGCGCGCGGGATCGGGAAATGGGCCGCACCATCAGCAGCTATCTCGTGAATTTCGCGAAGACCGGCAATCCTAACGGCGCAGGCCTGCCGGAATGGAAATCACGTGCCGGAGACGGCTCCGCGCTGATGGACTTTTCGCCCGGCGGAACCGCTCAATTCGGCGCTGACCCGTGGCTCCGGCAGATCGAGGCAGCCTCCGCCAAAAGCGGGATCTAG